From one Coffea eugenioides isolate CCC68of chromosome 11, Ceug_1.0, whole genome shotgun sequence genomic stretch:
- the LOC113753157 gene encoding ribosomal L1 domain-containing protein 1-like, which yields MSMSMVSTSPPFPEDRISQATVTKAVKALIKWRKLHSITTQNKPAAGEEEKQELLEDEDGNEEEDFIYLFLTLKKIPPKDSSKIPHKISLPNPLHSLADGNLSLCLIIDDRPIKSPYRITAEFAQKKVKSEDIPIDKVVKLSKLKSDCKTLEGRRKLYQSYDMFFADKRVVSLLPGVLGKQFYKKKRKIPVPLDLRSRDNWKEQIEMAVNSALLCFGSGSCSVVKVGKCGGMGSDEIVENVFAAVKGISVVVPKKWDGIRALHLKLSDSLALPVYDGNLGSLNAEDRVEEGDLEGKKNGILELKKMRQGREGALKR from the coding sequence ATGTCTATGTCGATGGTTTCAACTAGTCCTCCTTTTCCTGAAGACAGAATCAGCCAAGCAACAGTCACAAAAGCAGTAAAAGCTCTGATAAAATGGAGAAAACTCCACTCCATAACAACCCAAAATAAACCAGCTgcaggagaagaagaaaagcaaGAACTTCTCGAAGATGAAGATGGTAACGAAGAAGAAGATTTCATTTACCTCTTCTTGACCCTCAAGAAAATCCCACCAAAAGATTCGTCCAAAATACCCCACAAAATTTCACTCCCAAACCCGCTTCACTCTCTGGCTGACGGCAACCTCAGCCTTTGCCTGATTATAGATGACCGACCCATCAAATCCCCGTATAGAATTACTGCAGAATTTGCTCAAAAGAAGGTGAAGTCTGAGGATATTCCCATTGATAAGGTTGTCAAGCTGTCCAAGCTGAAATCAGATTGCAAGACTCTGGAGGGAAGGCGAAAGCTGTATCAATCATACGACATGTTTTTTGCTGATAAAAGGGTTGTTTCGTTGCTTCCAGGTGTTTTAGGGAAGCAATTTTataagaagaagaggaaaattcCCGTGCCGTTGGATTTGAGGAGCAGGGATAATTGGAAAGAGCAGATTGAGATGGCAGTAAATTCGGCATTGTTATGCTTTGGGAGTGGGAGTTGTAGTGTTGTGAAGGTGGGGAAATGTGGTGGGATGGGGAGTGATGAGATTGTTGAGAATGTCTTTGCTGCTGTGAAAGGGATTTCGGTGGTTGTTCCAAAAAAGTGGGATGGGATTAGAGCCTTGCATTTGAAGCTCTCGGATTCTTTGGCATTGCCTGTTTATGATGGGAATTTGGGATCGTTGAATGCAGAGGATCGAGTTGAAGAGGGAGATCTGGAGGGGAAGAAAAATGGGATTTTGGAGCTTAAGAAGATGAGACAAGGAAGAGAAGGTGCATTGAAGAGGTGA